aatatttctcacaCATGCCACGTGGAGagttaaaataaaaagttgccaaaaaggaaaaaaatgcaatcttttttaaatggactaaaaaggaaagtaatacaaacaaattgaaatggatgGAGTATTAGTTAGTAGTCGCATAGTatcttattcttcaattttaactACTACGTGTTACTTCATTTGCTTTGTGTATCTTGCTATTTTGCTCCCGTTATTTTCCTTCCAATTCTACTCTGATTACACTTCTTTTGAGTCAAGGGTCTACCGAAAACAACCTCTACCCCACAAAGGAAGAGGAAGGCATGCATACATCCTACCATTCCCAGAtaccacttgtgggattacactgggtatgtagATGTAATTTGCATATCGGTCCATGTCCCATTCCTACGTATATGTAATGAATTCTATAGTCTTCATTGACTCACTATGGATAGGTTTATATGCACTTGGTATTGCATTTGAGCTTCACGAGACTTAATTCAACTATGTGACAGCTTTGAACCTTTGTACGGGATGTTCATGCTTTATAATTAGTTGAACAGGGTTTGTTCAACGAGCCAGGCCCGTCGGATGCTGGTTACTGCcactagtttgggtcgtgacagtgcAATACACATACCCTGCTATACTCAAGGTAGCTGTGATGGTACTTAATGTATATAGCCCTAGTATAGTTGATGTAGCCTGTGATTGTACAGAATTGTCATTCTCATGATTAGCGAATGATTTTAAAAGTGAAAAACAGATTTTAGAATAACAAAAGCCTTTGTACTTCATCAACAATTATAAAGTGCTGGCTCATTACCTTCGTTTGCCGTGATGGACCATTGCCAATAGTTAATTGACAAAAAGCATTAGTCCCTCCCATCATCTGCTTTAAATTGTTTGCACGCTTGATTGTGACTGTCAAACAACCTGGTAAGCAATGCAGCAGGCTGTCTGCTCTATCATGGAAACTTGGTGGGCAAGTCTTCATTAGCATCTGCAATATTGGAATGGCTTCAGCTGCAACCATTGCTTGTGACTTTGACACATCCATTGGCATAATTGACCATGATTGCTTGAGTAAGCATAGTGTGGTCAATACTGAATCCTGTGCAGCGTCACTACCACACTTCAATGCGTCCACCAGATGAGGGATACAAAGCGTAGCAGCATCAGAAACATGGAGCTTgggaaaattagaaaatataacATGAATGGTCCGCAGAATCTCCTCATTAGCAGCTGCCGAGGTCCACAATTTGTCAAGTGCAGCTGCATTTCAAGGAATTTTAAAGTGTTTAAAGCAAATAAGAGGGAAAGGAAATACTTGTACTACAGTCTTGACaagaagaaaagaacaaaaaagagATGAGAACAAAAAGCATGCAACAAAGATTTAGAATTTGGTAGCTTAAGACATTAGATCGTGGAAATTTGAGCTTCGAAATTCATATATCAGAAAGATTAACTGCTGCATTGGAGCACTACAAGCAAAACTAGACCACTGGAAACAACAAGCATCTGGGAAACAGTTTGACATCTTGTTACTTAATATACAGggttttttttggttttttttttataagtagGATTGTTTTATTTAATGGCATTAGGTTTTATGTCACCAATCTAGTGCACTTATGTTTTTCCTTTTGTCTGCTGCCCAATTCTTTGAACCAATATCTTTATCTTACAGATCTAGCTTCTGAAATGACTCTGTAGCTTTCAATTAAGTGCTAGCTTCTAAAGTGACACTTTAAAGCTATAGCTTTCAATTTATTGTTTTAACACTTTTACCCTACTTCAACTTGTGGGGACATAAAAATCAAAATGTAAAAAGAATAACAATTGCAGCATAAACTTCCTAAGGGCAAAATATTGGAACAGAGATTTATGTCTGAAGACTCCTTTTCTGGGTTTTCAGCAGATTTCATGTACCATTATTTTCGGGTAGGCTTTGAATGGTTCACGTATATTTCCATAATAGTTCTTCACCAGATGTGGGTGGCTTCATCATCGACGcacttcaaaaaattaaaatgaaaaaggtcTCCcctttgtcccaatttatgtggcacactTTCCTATTTAGTTTGTTCCAAAAAGAATGTCACCTTTAGAAACAATTGAACTTTAAAATTCTCATATATTAAGGTGATTTATAGCCATATAAATGTCCAAGGCTTGTCTTAGATCACAgttgaatttcaaaaatctcatattaCCCTTAATGAGATGATTATGGCCACACAAATGTCTGAGGCTCATTTTAGAttacaaatttcaaaagtcttgctttctctttaaatttgtgaTGAGTCAAACCATGCACATAAATTGGGAAGGGGGGTTACTACTTAATAAGCAAGTTACCTGTCAAAGATCTGATAAGCTCGTTTGATACATATTCTTGAAGCGTGTGATTTGAGAATAAAAACCTTACGAGCAGAGATGCCTGGGCTAAAATTTCTGAATTACGGATTAAAAACAGTTCTTGAACCACTAAAATTCCACCTGCTTCTGCAACAGCTCTCCTGTTTGTTCTACTGCTCATTACAAAATTTTGCAATGCACAAATTGCCACCATTTGCATTTCTTCTGTTGGTTGATCTTCAAGTAAACTTATCAGAGCTCGACAGGCTGAGACAGAATCACTCGCTCTAGCTAGTCCTTCATGCTGGGAGAGATCACCAAGAGCAAGAGCTGCAAGAAGCCTACCAGATTGCGATCTAGACTGTGGATCCAACAAATATTGTGCCAGAGGAGCAATTGCATACTTACATACCTTCAGCTCTCGTATGCTGACATTGTTGAAAAGGGCTTCAAGTAATCTTCCTGATGCTTCTTCACACTGATGAGATCTTAGCAGATCCAGAAGGGCATCTACTGCACCTACTTCAGCCATCAGTTCTGCACTTGAAATATCAGCCTTTTCATGAACTATGAGTGCATCTAGGGCAAGAGTAATGGTGGTCTCGACTGTTGAACACAGCATCTTTACAAGAACCATAAGGGGAACTTTGAAGTAGTAATCAGAGTTAGAGCATAGGACATTGCAGAGAACCATAGCTGCTGACTCCCACAATGCAACAGGTGGTACAGGGTCGTCTTGAACAATAACCTTTGCAAGCTCAAAAATACCACCAGCATCAGCAACTGCTTTTGGCCAGCTTAATGAGATATTTTCCAAAGCTTTAATTGCCGTCTGTTGCAAGTTCAAAATACCAATGCCTGCTAGCTGGACAAGAGGCACTACAGCATTTTTTGTAGTTATATCCTGCTTAAAATGCTCTTGTGCAAGGAGGTGAGATAACAATTCGGTTCCAAGTTGCTGGATAGCTTCAGCTGGggattcaagaaaagaaatcaGAGGCTCAATTACCTGGCTAGGAGAAAGATTCAGAGCTGCAAGACTTTGTGGCTTCTCTAGAATATTTACAAGAGTCTGCAAAGCACTGTGCTGTCCCCACAGTCCAAAATCTGACCGTAGTAAAACCATAAAGAGAGGTTCTACAATTTTTGCAGCAGCTGGGCTTCTCGAAATAGCACTACTATTTGTCAATATGCGGAAGAGTTCTGCAATAGTGGAGCATAGGGAACCGGATGCAGTTGGGAGCAGCTCAATGCAATTTTCTATTATGCCTGCTTTGACCATATCCATCTTGCGGGGAGTTCGGTCTTTACCCAGCTTAATAAGTGTACAAATACTCGCGTCGCTGAGCCGGTGGTTTGAGCTACAAATCAGATGAACCAGAAGATCAACAAGATCATAAGCTGATGCAAGCTCCACCAGCTGCTCATCATCCAACAAGCTCTCAAAAGCACAAACTGCTGATTCCACAGCCCGTTCTGCATCAGATTGCATTAGCATTACTAGGGGCTCTATACATTCAGAAGCAATTGGCAATGCTCTGATTTTTGGATCACCAAAAAGTACAAAGCACAACTCGGCAGCATCACTTTTCAGTTCCAATGGAGAAGCTGAACAAAGAATTTTATGTAGACTCCCAAGGGGATTCCTTTCTAAATCAGCCATCAGTGATGCTTTTGAATCACTTTCTGATGTCAACTTAACCAAGGCGCTAAGAGCAACTTGCTTTTCACTTTCTAATGCAGTATCAAGCATGTCAACTAATGGCTGAATGGCTTGAATTGATGCTTCAGAATCTCGGATGTTCTCAGCATCAAAAAGTTCATTTAAAGCCCTAGCAGCACTCAGCCTTGCATTTCTCGACCCCAAATGAAGAACAGCAATCAGTTGTATCGTGCAACTAACTGCTGCTTCATACCGGAGAAGACCAGAATTGCTGAAGAGTATTCTCAGTAGCTCAGAAATAGTTGTCTCAGTCAAGTCTTGAGGGCTCAAAGATAGGTATTTTGTTAGAGCCTCCAGCACCCCAGCTTCAGCCATGATTAATTTGTTTGCATTGTTACCATCTGCAATTTGTATCAAGAGACGCACAGCCAGTGGAGGTGCACCTGGTCTATCAGGAAGTGGTTTTAACAGATCTACCAGTAGAGGGATAGTCTTGTGCGCAGTTGAACCAACTCTCACATCATCAATTTCAAATAGATATTCCAGGGCAACCTGATCAGGGTTTCTTACCAATAAAAATTCTTCAGAGAGAGAAACAAGATTTGGCATATCTATTTCAATGTGACCAATCAAGCTCACTAAACCAGCAATTGCACCTGAATTTGCAATACTAAGATTTATTCCCTTGTCCCTCTGACAAACAATACTAGCTATTGCCTGAGCAGCAAAAAATCGATCAATCATTTCATCAGATTTCAGAAGATGAGCAAGCAAGGGTATAAAACGCATGGATGTTGGAGAGGATACTATATTGGCATCTTGGAATAATATAGACAAAAGCAATGCACTGATCCACATGCCCTCTGCATCTTCAAACTCTGCCTGCCATAACAAATTGTTCTTCAGTTCACTTGACCTAATAAAAACTTCAAAAAGAGCATGTGAACCTTCATCACTTCCGATGATTGGATTCAACAAAGGTGACAATGAACCAGTTACTTGGTTATCAAccttttcttcaatttgttaattatttttcattaatttcatCTTAGTTGCCAAAGATGAGAGGGTAAGCTTGCATATTCAAGTGCTCGGAAAAATTTCCATTTAGCAACTCAAGTGGTTTCTTTTAAGAGCTAGCACATGGCAAGACAAAGAGAAATCAGTATAACAGAAGATGAGACATGGCACTTCAAACGCATTAGTTTTTATCATGATCCAAAAACATGAAGTGAACATAAATGCTGGCCCTACTCCAGAAGTATGCAATTAATACAGATGATACACCTCACAGCCTTGCAAGTTCGTTATTACGGGTAGTTCCTCCAAAGGATCGGACTAATGACGTATACAATACTTGATTTTTCGATGTAGATGCTACATAGTTGGTTAAGTTAGGTAAATGAAATATTCAACAGTTTTGAATAGTTTTACAGTACCAGTCATCAGGTATGCaatcaacaacatacccagtgtattccacaagtggggtctagcGAGGGTAGTGCGTACACagtcttacccctaccttgtgaaggtagagaggctgtttccaatagaccctcggctcCATCAGGTATTCAATCAGTCTACATAAAACCGCACAAAGAATAATAACCTGAGCCAAGGTTCAAAAACCAAAAGTACTGAATAAAATTAGCCAATCAACACTTATATTGGTCCAAGTTGAAACCAAACTTTTGTTCTTCAAGAAGAGGCCTGCAGCACAAAGACAAAGTGTAAATTACACAATGTATACCTGTAGATTGTAAGTGTGTCTTGAAAGCTTGTCAGCAAGAGCCTCAAGTCCCCCTGCTTCCTGAACAGTGGACTTGCTATTTATATGAAATGATGAAATTATTGATAGCAGCCAAAGGGCAACAGTACCCCCCAAGACCATTGCTGGATCTGGAACCTCAAACTCATTTCCTTCCCCAAATGGAGTTCTTTCTGTGAAACCCCTAGGGGTTCTGACTTCAATTTCTAGAGAAGAACAATTAGAGTTTTTCTTCATCATATCAACTAATGCATATATAAGAGGTTTCAAGTATCCAGATGCATAAAGTGCATCCATTGACTGAACTTTGTGTTCCTTGGCAGCACAAATTACCAATGCTGTCCCACCAACTCTTACTTCTAGACTGCTGGAGTTCATTATTCTATCAGCCAATGCACCTATTGACCTGGATCTTGACACTAACAGATCACCTAGCACAACTGGTTGATCTCCACATAGCCTGGATAGAATTTCTATTGCTTTATCTTGGACCACGGGAGATCCCTCACATAGGCAATGTATAAGAGGCTCTAAACTAGATGGAACTTCAACAAGGGTAGTCCAGGGGTTGTATGTTGAATGTGTGCCTTGCTTTTCCCTAGCAAGAAGTGCAATAACATCTAAGGCGTCTGCAGCATCAGTTTCATCTGCACTCATAGCTTTTAAGGATTCCGCAATAGCGAGAACAGCAAATCGACACTGAGCAGTTCCTGTCAGTACATCTCCCACTGGAAAATGTCTCAATAGTTGATGAAGGCCACGTGATGCATTTTTCTTACCTTCTAATGATCCTTCTCCTAGAACTCGGGTAAAAGCAGAAACAACATCTTCAGCCAGTGCTTCCGCAGCAATCTCTGGATCAGACAACAGATTGGCTAAAGCAGTCATTGCAGTCTCTGCAGAATCAATAGATGCAGTTCTACCCAACTTAATCAGCAGTCTTACATCTCCTTCAGCAATATAAAGCATCTTATTTgtagatttttcttttgttggaCGGGACAAAGCACCCAAGGCTCGAGCTGACTGTGTTGCAACAACTGGAGTTTTGCTATTCAAAAGCTTCTTGAAAGGATTAACAACTTCATCCATTGCAAGGCTGTCACAAATATCATGCCGACTGCTGAATAGGTCTGCCAGGACAGAGGCAGCATATTCTTGAGTCTTTTCATTTGAGGAATTTAGAACTTGGACAAGTGATCTTAGCCCTTCGTTAGCAGCAACGCCTTTATGTACAAGGTCACTCTGAGATGCCATGGTAAGCACATGACCTAACACCTTAATTACATGGGCCTTTGAGCTTGGTGAATCTCCCTTCAGCAATAGTAGCAATTGATTTATAGTAGCCGAGTCAGCAGTGGTGATTAGTTTTGTTAGGGATCTAGCTGATGCTTCTTGTCCCTTTGGTCCACCATTTTTTAGAAGCCACAAGAACGAGTGTATAGCTCCAGCACTTTCAACACAGGCACGGATGTCTTCACTATGGCAGCACAGGTTATACATAACATGTGCTGCATCTTCCTTAGCCTTCTGAGACCCCATTTCTAGTAACTGAACAAGTGGAGGGATCCCACCAGCAGCAGTGATTgcccacttgctgtcatcaactTGGTCAGTTAGGATTGCAAACATCTCAACAGCATACTCTTGATGTTGTTCACTGGATAACCCCAGCAGTGATATCAGTAACTGAATTCCTTCTCTCTTTCCAATTGCATCCCAGACACTCACTCCATCACAACATAACTGTATTAAGGAGAGTATCAGATACTCCTGTGCATCACCACTGGCCATTGTTATCAGGCCCGTAAGAACCTTCTTAGATTCTGATTGGTGGATGAGATTTGACAGATGAGCATTGCCATAAAGACTTGCCATTGCCTCAAGGAGACGTTCCTGGACCAACTTATTATCCCGTGGCTTTAGAAGCATTATTAGAATATTCTCAACCTTTGTTGCGTCAAAACTTTCTTCTGAATTGATCTCAAAGATCATAAGAGCATAAGCAAGTGCTCCAATTATATCAGCAACAGGAGCAGCTAATCTTGGGGACTGAGAAAGTTCACCAAGATACAGCACGAGAGCAGACATTCCACCGCATATATTGGATAAAGCTTGTATCGCATGCCACTGCAGAATCTCTCCTCCTTCGCCTTGCATACATTCTTTGGATGGAGCTACGACAGCCCCTATGAGAATTGGCACACCTTGTGAGTCAACAACAGCTTTCTTTGCTTTGGTTGATTTGAGAGAAAGAACCTCTAGAGCCTCAGCTGCACTGGCACGGACACACACATCATTTTTCTGATGTAAGAGGCCTAGGAGAGCTTTGATTGCTCCAGAATCAATTATTTTTGGAATGCTGTCACTGAGTGCCAACATTACCCGGGCCAATAGAGAAGCTGCATTTGATTGAGTTGCAGCATTATCAGAAGAAAGAAGTCCTACAATAATGTCAACTCCACCACCCTCGAGTGTTGCCCTCCAATATCCATCTTTATCACCACAGAGATTTCTCAAGGCCCCAGTCACAAATCCTTCTACTGTTTTATCCTGCTTCTGCTTTGGGTTAAGCTGCTCCCACAAAGTTGGTACTACACCCTCTGTAACAAACATTTTAGTGCCAATAGGGTCATCTGAAAGGCCACTAAATGACACCTGAAAAATCGCTTCTGCAGCTGCCTTCCTTGAATCAGCGGAATCCGACTTCAAAACTGAAAGTAGAGGTGGAATACATCCACCTAGAAGAACCTTCAACCTTAAGTCTTCATCTTTACATAATATAGATAAGGTTGCAGCAACATTTACTTTTGCCAAAGGAGTGCCATTTCTGAGAATGAATATGAATAATGGCATTGCTTGGCCATGTGAACAAATAAGACCTCGTGCTTCCTTTCTTGCTTTGGCTATGCCAAGCAAGCGTGCTGTAGTAAGTTCTTTTTCATGTGGAGAAGATTTATTTGCATGCAGCTGCTCAATAAGTTGAGCAACGGTTGACATTGTCTTTTCTTGATCATCCATTTCAGCAGTTCCATTGGCCTCACTGAAAGTAAATAACATCTTTTATtgtcaatataaatcatagtaTGCCTTATGTAAGGGATAAATTTAAAGCAAGCAATGTGGAGATGATTTCTGTCTTTAGACAATTAATGATTGGTAACAACTAAGTGATTGCATATGCCAGATAAACCCTGGTCCTCCCAGTGTTCCATGTATAGAAATAATAAAGGATAGATGGATCAGAAAAGCTCAGCAGCCAGGAAGTAAAATATTCTACTTAACTTCAGATAAATGAATTGTTCTGGAACAAATTCTCTGATTGGTAGTTTTGCTGGTAAACATTTAAACTAACCCAAGTAGCACATTTACATATCTAACATGCACATGAAAGGGGGTAACAGACCTGTTCTTCTGAGAAGAGAATGAAACCTTCCTGTCCCTCAATTCAGGGGAAGAAGATTTTGACATTGGCAACAACACTCCACTTTGAAACTCTTCTTGCTTCCTACAGAATGTGACTACCTTACATTAGTGTGGCATTCAGGTTTGCTTGATCAATGACACCACAAGCGAAAATACATTGAAGAAAGGGACAAAGTGGATAAATTTTCTTCCTGATCTGcttcacttggaaaaaaaaatccattTTAGACCCTTTTCACAAACTTAAACTTCAAGATGAGAGGAGGATTTACCGTGGCCGGAAAATTTCGTCCCAATGCTGCCAAATTCAGCTCCTCTGTTATTCTCCTAGGTTAAAGTTTTTCAACAATTTAGAAGCTAGGAATACCCCATTTTTCACATAGCTGGACAAAATTTGAACCAattgtaagaaaaatatttcaccAAGAAATTCTGCATAAACCcccaaaaaattatcaaaatcatAACCAGATCTCCATTAACGAGTGAGACTCTTAATACATACACTACATTATTATATAAGTATATGTACCACAtgtatataatttggggaataatgaaattgtgaaaaatgaattaataaaaggcatttaaaaactttaaaaaacaaCAAATATACAGAGATCGAATCAGAAGGAAACATTGCAGAATCTTAAACGATGAATGTCTGTATACATTACCCACGATGACGTGAAATTAATAAGAATATCTTATTAATTTGAAAAGTAATTTacagaaaaagaaacaaaatataaaGGTTCCAAAAAATTGTACGTACCTTTTTGTGTGAAATTTTAACAGTTTCTGCAGAAAAAgaacatcatcatcaatggAGGGAGACAAGTAggtctagagagagagagaaacagaaagcgagagagagagagagagagtgaagTATAATTGACACTTTTTTTTGGCTTCATTTCTCCTGAAATATTTTGACACGCATTTTTTTTCCCAGCACGGTAGTATAGGTATGGATcagacaataaataaataattaaaagagaaaTTAGCTAAATGTCCTTTCAATTTATATTCGAATTATCAATTACATAGTTTAATTTTATGAGATCCTATCACTTTactatttaaaattcaaattattatcTTCTTAAATACTTATTTGATAAAGTGAGTGTATCCCACTCTCTTTGAAAgtgt
This region of Solanum dulcamara chromosome 9, daSolDulc1.2, whole genome shotgun sequence genomic DNA includes:
- the LOC129904076 gene encoding protein CELLULOSE SYNTHASE INTERACTIVE 3-like; amino-acid sequence: MSKSSSPELRDRKVSFSSQKNSEANGTAEMDDQEKTMSTVAQLIEQLHANKSSPHEKELTTARLLGIAKARKEARGLICSHGQAMPLFIFILRNGTPLAKVNVAATLSILCKDEDLRLKVLLGGCIPPLLSVLKSDSADSRKAAAEAIFQVSFSGLSDDPIGTKMFVTEGVVPTLWEQLNPKQKQDKTVEGFVTGALRNLCGDKDGYWRATLEGGGVDIIVGLLSSDNAATQSNAASLLARVMLALSDSIPKIIDSGAIKALLGLLHQKNDVCVRASAAEALEVLSLKSTKAKKAVVDSQGVPILIGAVVAPSKECMQGEGGEILQWHAIQALSNICGGMSALVLYLGELSQSPRLAAPVADIIGALAYALMIFEINSEESFDATKVENILIMLLKPRDNKLVQERLLEAMASLYGNAHLSNLIHQSESKKVLTGLITMASGDAQEYLILSLIQLCCDGVSVWDAIGKREGIQLLISLLGLSSEQHQEYAVEMFAILTDQVDDSKWAITAAGGIPPLVQLLEMGSQKAKEDAAHVMYNLCCHSEDIRACVESAGAIHSFLWLLKNGGPKGQEASARSLTKLITTADSATINQLLLLLKGDSPSSKAHVIKVLGHVLTMASQSDLVHKGVAANEGLRSLVQVLNSSNEKTQEYAASVLADLFSSRHDICDSLAMDEVVNPFKKLLNSKTPVVATQSARALGALSRPTKEKSTNKMLYIAEGDVRLLIKLGRTASIDSAETAMTALANLLSDPEIAAEALAEDVVSAFTRVLGEGSLEGKKNASRGLHQLLRHFPVGDVLTGTAQCRFAVLAIAESLKAMSADETDAADALDVIALLAREKQGTHSTYNPWTTLVEVPSSLEPLIHCLCEGSPVVQDKAIEILSRLCGDQPVVLGDLLVSRSRSIGALADRIMNSSSLEVRVGGTALVICAAKEHKVQSMDALYASGYLKPLIYALVDMMKKNSNCSSLEIEVRTPRGFTERTPFGEGNEFEVPDPAMVLGGTVALWLLSIISSFHINSKSTVQEAGGLEALADKLSRHTYNLQAEFEDAEGMWISALLLSILFQDANIVSSPTSMRFIPLLAHLLKSDEMIDRFFAAQAIASIVCQRDKGINLSIANSGAIAGLVSLIGHIEIDMPNLVSLSEEFLLVRNPDQVALEYLFEIDDVRVGSTAHKTIPLLVDLLKPLPDRPGAPPLAVRLLIQIADGNNANKLIMAEAGVLEALTKYLSLSPQDLTETTISELLRILFSNSGLLRYEAAVSCTIQLIAVLHLGSRNARLSAARALNELFDAENIRDSEASIQAIQPLVDMLDTALESEKQVALSALVKLTSESDSKASLMADLERNPLGSLHKILCSASPLELKSDAAELCFVLFGDPKIRALPIASECIEPLVMLMQSDAERAVESAVCAFESLLDDEQLVELASAYDLVDLLVHLICSSNHRLSDASICTLIKLGKDRTPRKMDMVKAGIIENCIELLPTASGSLCSTIAELFRILTNSSAISRSPAAAKIVEPLFMVLLRSDFGLWGQHSALQTLVNILEKPQSLAALNLSPSQVIEPLISFLESPAEAIQQLGTELLSHLLAQEHFKQDITTKNAVVPLVQLAGIGILNLQQTAIKALENISLSWPKAVADAGGIFELAKVIVQDDPVPPVALWESAAMVLCNVLCSNSDYYFKVPLMVLVKMLCSTVETTITLALDALIVHEKADISSAELMAEVGAVDALLDLLRSHQCEEASGRLLEALFNNVSIRELKVCKYAIAPLAQYLLDPQSRSQSGRLLAALALGDLSQHEGLARASDSVSACRALISLLEDQPTEEMQMVAICALQNFVMSSRTNRRAVAEAGGILVVQELFLIRNSEILAQASLLVRFLFSNHTLQEYVSNELIRSLTAALDKLWTSAAANEEILRTIHVIFSNFPKLHVSDAATLCIPHLVDALKCGSDAAQDSVLTTLCLLKQSWSIMPMDVSKSQAMVAAEAIPILQMLMKTCPPSFHDRADSLLHCLPGCLTVTIKRANNLKQMMGGTNAFCQLTIGNGPSRQTKVVNHSTSPEWKEGFTWAFDLPPKGQKLHILCKSKNTFGKTTIGRVTIQIDKVVSEGMYSGLFSLSQDSNKDGSSRTLEIEITWSSRTPSDCE